A genomic window from Betta splendens chromosome 24, fBetSpl5.4, whole genome shotgun sequence includes:
- the ndufaf7 gene encoding protein arginine methyltransferase NDUFAF7, mitochondrial — MSSTMKALVSCYVPAQRFVRAASLPVAPPAAAQRRLWSSSSSSQNKPRPSLLRHLSSKIKATGPISVAEYMREVLTNPVTGYYVRNNMLGPEGDFITSPEISQIFGELLGVWVISEWMGAGSPKQLQLVELGPGKGSLASDVLRVFAQLRPVLGDASVSLHMVEVSPALSQLQAKTLTGNQHQEVETEDELVYRRGETGTGLLVSWYHRLDDVPKGFSIFLAHEFFDALPIHKFQRTDKGWREVMVDIDPEQPDQLRFVVTPSPTLASSTLVQADELRDHVEVCAEAGVVIQQLARRITEDGGAALIADYGHDGTKTDTFRGFKGHQLHDVLASPGSADLTADVDFSYLRWVAGGGVACLGPVSQRTFLKNMGIDTRLQVLLRNCTDPSTRKQLISSYDVLTNPAKMGERFHFFSLLHHSRLTKPRTPEGLKLEKKRSPAPLPVAGFTQLTFS, encoded by the exons ATGAGCAGCACGATGAAAGCGCTAGTGTCGTGTTACGTCCCAGCACAGAGGTTCGTCAGAGCGGCCAGTCTTCCTGTGGCTCCACCCGCAGCAG CTCAGCGCAGACTCTGGAGCAGCTCTTCATCCAGTCAGAACAAACCTCGACCGTCGTTGCTGCGACATCTGagctccaaaataaaagccacggGCCCCATTTCAGTGGCGGAGTACATGAGAGAGGTGCTCACCAACCCCGTGACT GGATATTATGTCAGGAACAACATGCTGGGACCAGAGGGAGATTTCATCACATCACCAGAAATCAGTCAGATCTTTGGAGAG ctgcttggtGTGTGGGTCATCAGTGAGTGGATGGGAGCTGGTTCtcccaaacagctgcagctggtagAGCTCGGACCTGGAAAAGGATCTCTGGCCAGCGACGTCCTCAGG GTGTTCGCTCAGCTGCGACCGGTTCTGGGTGATGCTTCGGTGTCGCTCCACATGGTGGAGGTGAGTCCAGCTCTCAGTCAACTTCAGGCCAAGACTTTGACTGGGAACCAGCACCAGGAGGTTGAGACCGAGGATGAGCTGGTTTACCGCCGTGGGGAAACCGGGACAGGCCTGCTGGTGTCCTGGTACCACCGCCTAGATGACGTCCCTAAAG GATTCAGCATCTTTCTGGCTCACGAGTTCTTCGACGCTCTGCCCATCCACAAATTCCAA AGGACAGACAAAGGCTGGAGGGAGGTCATGGTGGACATCGACCCAGAGCAGCCCGACCAGCTGAGATTCGTGGTGACGCCGTCTCCCACTCTGGCCTCATCCACACTGGTGCAG gcGGATGAGCTTCGGGATCATGTAGAGGTGTGTGCGGAGGCTGGTGTCGTCATCCAGCAACTGGCCCGGCGGATCACGGAGGACGGTGGCGCGGCTCTGATCGCCGACTACGGCCACGATGGAACCAAGACGGACACGTTCAGA GGTTTTAAAGGGCATCAACTTCATGATGTTCTGGCGTCGCCCGGCTCGGCCGACCTCACCGCCGATGTGGACTTTAGCTACCTGCGGTGGGTGGCcggagggggcgtggcctgtcTGGGACCTGTCAGTCAGAGGACGTTCCTGAAGAACATGGGAATCGACACACGGCTACAA gttctgctgagGAACTGCACTGACCCATCcaccaggaagcagctgatcagcaGCTATGACGTGCTCACCAACCCCGCAAAGATGGGCGAGCGCTTCCACTTCTTCAGCCTGCTGCACCACAGTCGCCTCACCAAACCCAGGACACCAGAAGGGCTGAagctggagaagaagaggagcccGGCGCCGCTGCCTGTGGCCGGATTCACACAACTCACCTtctcctga